The proteins below come from a single Desertibacillus haloalkaliphilus genomic window:
- the rplB gene encoding 50S ribosomal protein L2, with the protein MAIKKYKPTSPARRGMTGLDYSEITTDKPEKSLLSPLHKKGGRNNQGKMTIRHRGGGHKRQYRVIDFKRNKDGIPGRVATIEYDPNRSANIALINYADGEKRYILAPKGLTVGTEVYSGTDADIKVGNALQLKDMPVGTVIHNIELKPGRGGQLVRSAGASAQLLGKEGDYVLVRLRSGETRYILGTCRATVGQVGNLEHELVNIGKAGRSRWKGQRPHVRGSAMNPNDHPHGGGEGRAPIGRKSPMSPWGKPTLGYKTRSKNKHSDKYIVRRRKK; encoded by the coding sequence ATGGCGATTAAGAAGTATAAACCAACCAGCCCCGCACGTCGTGGTATGACTGGTTTAGATTATAGTGAAATTACAACAGACAAACCGGAGAAGTCGTTATTGTCTCCTTTACACAAAAAAGGCGGACGTAATAACCAAGGTAAAATGACGATTCGTCACCGTGGTGGTGGACATAAGCGTCAATATCGTGTGATCGACTTCAAACGAAACAAAGATGGTATTCCAGGACGCGTTGCTACGATTGAGTATGATCCAAACCGTTCAGCTAACATCGCACTAATCAACTACGCTGATGGTGAGAAGAGATATATCTTAGCTCCTAAAGGACTAACTGTAGGAACTGAAGTATACTCGGGTACAGATGCAGATATCAAAGTAGGAAATGCACTACAATTAAAAGATATGCCAGTTGGTACTGTTATTCATAACATCGAACTTAAGCCTGGTCGCGGCGGTCAGCTAGTTCGTTCTGCTGGAGCATCTGCACAATTACTAGGTAAAGAAGGCGACTATGTACTTGTTCGTTTACGTTCAGGTGAAACACGTTACATCCTAGGAACTTGCCGTGCTACTGTAGGTCAAGTCGGAAACCTTGAGCACGAACTAGTGAACATCGGTAAAGCTGGTCGTTCTCGTTGGAAAGGGCAACGCCCTCACGTGCGTGGTTCTGCAATGAACCCTAATGATCACCCACACGGTGGTGGTGAAGGACGCGCTCCAATCGGACGTAAATCACCAATGTCACCATGGGGTAAACCGACTCTTGGTTACAAAACTCGTAGCAAGAACAAGCATTCAGATAAGTATATTGTACGTCGTCGTAAAAAATAA
- the fusA gene encoding elongation factor G, translated as MAREFSLKNTRNIGIMAHIDAGKTTTTERILYYTGRIHKIGETHEGASQMDWMEQEHERGITITSAATTAQWKGNRINIIDTPGHVDFTVEVERSLRVLDGAVAVLDAQSGVEPQTETVWRQATTYGVPRIVFINKMDKMGADFLYSAGTLRERLGANAHPIQLPIGAEDEFEGIIDLVEMQAYYYEDDLGTRTDARDIPDDYKELADEYREKLIEAVAELDEELMMKYLDGEELTKEEIKAAIRKGTCDVEFYPVLVGSAFKNKGVQLVLDATIDYLPSPLDVPAIKGFVPGNEEEEVIRESSDDAPFSALAFKVATDPYVGKLTFFRVYSGTLSSGSYVKNSTKDKRERVGRILQMHANSREEISTVYAGDIAGAVGLKDTGTGDTLCDEKSLVILESMEFPDPVISLSVEPKSKADQDKMGMALAKLAEEDPTFHTETNEETGQTIISGMGELHLDIIVDRLKREFKVEANVGAPQVSYRETIRKSAKVEGKFVRQSGGRGQYGHVWVEFEPNEEGAGFEFVNNIVGGVVPREYIGSVESGIEESMQNGMLAGFPLLDIKATLFDGSYHDVDSNEMAFKIAGSMALKNAKQYCDPVLLEPMMKVEVVVPEEYMGDIMGDVTSRRGRVEGMEARGNAQVVRAFVPLSEMFGYATSLRSKTQGRGNYTMFFDHYEEVPKSIGEEIIKKHTGQ; from the coding sequence ATGGCAAGAGAATTCTCCTTAAAAAATACACGTAATATCGGTATCATGGCACACATCGATGCTGGTAAAACAACAACAACTGAACGTATTCTCTACTATACTGGACGTATTCATAAGATCGGTGAAACTCATGAAGGTGCATCTCAAATGGACTGGATGGAGCAAGAGCATGAACGCGGGATTACAATCACTTCCGCGGCAACAACTGCGCAATGGAAAGGTAACCGAATCAACATTATCGATACACCAGGACACGTAGACTTCACGGTTGAGGTTGAACGTTCATTACGTGTATTAGACGGAGCTGTTGCGGTATTAGATGCACAGTCAGGTGTAGAACCGCAAACAGAAACAGTATGGCGTCAAGCAACAACTTACGGCGTACCTCGTATTGTTTTCATTAATAAAATGGACAAGATGGGTGCTGACTTCTTATATTCAGCAGGTACGTTACGTGAGCGTTTAGGTGCGAATGCGCACCCAATCCAATTACCAATTGGTGCTGAAGATGAGTTCGAAGGAATCATCGACCTTGTTGAAATGCAAGCTTACTATTATGAAGATGATCTTGGTACTCGTACAGATGCTCGCGACATCCCAGATGACTATAAAGAGTTAGCTGATGAATATCGCGAAAAATTAATTGAAGCTGTTGCTGAACTTGACGAAGAACTAATGATGAAATACCTAGATGGTGAAGAATTAACAAAGGAAGAGATCAAAGCAGCAATCCGTAAGGGTACTTGTGATGTTGAATTCTACCCAGTTCTTGTAGGTTCTGCCTTCAAAAACAAAGGTGTTCAACTTGTACTAGATGCTACTATTGATTACTTACCATCGCCATTAGATGTACCTGCGATCAAAGGTTTCGTTCCAGGTAATGAAGAGGAAGAGGTTATTCGCGAATCTAGCGATGACGCTCCATTCTCTGCATTAGCATTTAAGGTTGCGACAGATCCATATGTAGGTAAGTTAACATTCTTCCGAGTATATTCTGGAACACTTTCTTCAGGTTCTTACGTTAAAAACTCCACGAAGGACAAGCGTGAGCGTGTAGGGCGAATTCTACAAATGCACGCGAACTCTCGAGAAGAGATTTCAACAGTATATGCAGGGGATATTGCAGGTGCTGTAGGTCTAAAAGACACAGGTACTGGTGATACTCTATGTGATGAGAAAAGCCTAGTTATCTTAGAGTCTATGGAATTCCCTGATCCAGTTATCTCTCTTTCTGTTGAGCCAAAGTCAAAAGCTGACCAAGATAAAATGGGTATGGCTCTTGCTAAGCTTGCAGAAGAGGATCCAACGTTCCACACTGAAACTAATGAAGAGACGGGACAAACAATTATTTCTGGTATGGGTGAGCTTCACCTAGATATCATTGTTGACCGTTTGAAGCGTGAGTTCAAAGTTGAAGCGAACGTTGGTGCGCCACAAGTATCTTACCGTGAAACAATCCGCAAGTCTGCGAAGGTTGAAGGTAAATTCGTACGTCAATCTGGTGGTCGTGGTCAGTATGGTCACGTTTGGGTTGAGTTCGAACCAAACGAAGAAGGCGCAGGATTTGAATTCGTCAATAATATCGTTGGTGGTGTGGTACCACGCGAATACATCGGCTCAGTTGAGTCTGGTATCGAAGAATCAATGCAAAATGGTATGCTAGCTGGGTTCCCATTACTTGATATTAAAGCAACTCTATTTGATGGTTCATATCATGATGTTGACTCAAACGAGATGGCGTTTAAGATCGCTGGATCAATGGCGCTTAAAAACGCTAAACAATACTGTGACCCAGTTCTACTTGAACCAATGATGAAAGTTGAAGTCGTTGTTCCTGAAGAATATATGGGTGACATCATGGGTGATGTTACATCACGTCGTGGTCGAGTAGAAGGTATGGAAGCTCGAGGTAACGCACAAGTAGTACGTGCATTTGTACCTCTTTCTGAGATGTTCGGTTATGCGACATCATTACGTTCGAAAACACAAGGACGTGGTAACTACACAATGTTCTTTGATCATTATGAAGAAGTGCCAAAGAGCATTGGTGAAGAAATTATTAAGAAGCACACTGGCCAATAA
- the rplW gene encoding 50S ribosomal protein L23, which translates to MTTARDVIKRPVITERSTDLMADKKYTFEVDVRANKTQIKDAVEEIFEVKVANVNTMNYKGKFKRFGRHSGYTPRRKKAIVTLTPDSKELEFFEGV; encoded by the coding sequence ATGACAACAGCTCGTGATGTAATTAAGCGCCCCGTAATCACAGAACGCTCAACTGACCTAATGGCTGATAAGAAATACACATTTGAAGTTGATGTTCGAGCGAATAAAACTCAAATTAAAGATGCTGTCGAAGAAATCTTTGAGGTTAAAGTTGCTAATGTAAACACAATGAATTATAAAGGCAAATTTAAGCGTTTTGGACGTCACTCAGGATATACTCCTCGTCGCAAAAAAGCCATTGTAACACTAACACCTGACAGCAAAGAACTAGAATTCTTCGAAGGTGTGTAA
- the rplN gene encoding 50S ribosomal protein L14, translating into MIQQESRLKVADNSGAREVQCIKVLGGSGRKTANIGDVIVCAVKQATPGGVVKKGDVVRAVIVRSKSGARRTDGSYIKFDENAAVIVRDDKSPRGTRIFGPVARELRENQFMKIVSLAPEVL; encoded by the coding sequence ATGATCCAACAAGAGAGTCGTTTAAAAGTGGCTGATAACTCTGGTGCTCGTGAAGTACAATGTATTAAAGTGCTAGGTGGTTCTGGTCGTAAAACTGCAAACATTGGTGATGTTATCGTTTGTGCAGTAAAACAAGCAACACCAGGTGGCGTTGTTAAGAAGGGTGACGTTGTTAGAGCGGTAATTGTTCGTTCTAAGAGTGGTGCTCGTCGTACAGATGGTTCTTACATTAAATTTGATGAGAACGCAGCAGTAATCGTACGTGATGACAAGAGTCCACGTGGAACTCGTATTTTCGGACCAGTAGCTCGTGAACTTCGTGAAAATCAATTTATGAAGATTGTTTCATTAGCTCCTGAAGTACTTTAA
- the rpsQ gene encoding 30S ribosomal protein S17 produces the protein MAERNNRKVYNGRVVSDKMDKTITVLVETYKKDRLYGKRVKYSKKLKAHDENNSAKIGDVVKIMETRPLSKDKRFRLVEIVEESVII, from the coding sequence ATGGCTGAACGTAATAATCGTAAAGTCTATAACGGACGTGTTGTTTCAGATAAGATGGACAAAACAATTACTGTTCTTGTTGAAACTTACAAAAAGGATAGACTTTACGGTAAGCGAGTAAAATACTCAAAAAAGCTTAAGGCGCATGACGAGAACAATAGCGCTAAAATCGGCGATGTTGTAAAAATCATGGAAACTCGTCCGTTATCAAAAGACAAGCGTTTCCGTCTAGTGGAGATCGTAGAAGAGTCTGTTATCATCTAA
- the rplC gene encoding 50S ribosomal protein L3: MTKGILGRKIGMTQVFAENGDAVPVTVIEAAPNVVLQKKSVESDGYESIQIGFDDKKESGINKPAKGHASKANTTPKRYVKEFRGVELNEYEVGQEVKVDIFNEGDAVDVTGTSKGKGFQGSIKRHNQSRGPMSHGSRYHRGPGSMGPTDPARVFKGKALPGRMGGEQITVQNLEIVKVDTERNLLLVKGNVPGAKKSYVTVQSAVKAK, translated from the coding sequence ATGACCAAAGGAATCTTAGGGAGAAAGATTGGCATGACGCAAGTGTTTGCTGAAAACGGTGATGCAGTACCAGTAACTGTTATTGAGGCAGCGCCGAATGTCGTTCTTCAAAAGAAATCAGTTGAATCTGATGGGTATGAATCGATCCAAATTGGATTTGATGATAAAAAAGAATCAGGAATTAACAAACCTGCAAAAGGCCATGCGAGTAAAGCAAACACGACTCCTAAGCGCTACGTTAAGGAATTTCGTGGAGTAGAACTCAACGAATATGAAGTTGGTCAAGAAGTCAAAGTTGATATTTTTAACGAAGGTGACGCTGTTGATGTAACAGGAACTTCTAAAGGGAAGGGATTCCAAGGCTCAATTAAGCGACACAACCAATCTCGTGGACCGATGAGTCACGGTTCTCGTTACCATCGCGGACCTGGTTCAATGGGACCTACAGACCCTGCACGTGTATTTAAGGGTAAAGCATTACCTGGTCGTATGGGTGGAGAACAAATCACAGTTCAAAATCTTGAGATTGTTAAAGTGGATACCGAACGTAATCTTCTATTAGTAAAAGGTAATGTACCTGGCGCTAAAAAGAGTTATGTGACGGTACAAAGTGCGGTAAAAGCTAAGTAA
- the rpsJ gene encoding 30S ribosomal protein S10, whose translation MAKQKIRIRLKAYDHRVLDQSAEKIVDTAKRSGASVSGPIPLPTERSVYTILRAVHKYKDSREQFEMRTHKRLIDIVNPTPQTVDALMRLDLPSGVDIEIKL comes from the coding sequence ATGGCAAAACAAAAGATTCGCATTCGTTTAAAAGCATATGATCACAGAGTGTTAGATCAATCAGCTGAAAAGATTGTAGACACAGCGAAACGTTCAGGTGCAAGTGTATCAGGACCAATTCCGCTTCCGACAGAAAGATCGGTTTACACAATCTTACGTGCGGTGCACAAATACAAGGATTCTCGCGAGCAGTTCGAAATGCGCACTCATAAGCGTTTAATCGACATCGTTAATCCGACGCCGCAAACTGTTGATGCATTAATGCGTCTTGACTTACCATCAGGCGTTGATATTGAAATCAAACTATAA
- the rpmC gene encoding 50S ribosomal protein L29: MKANDIRNLTTAEIEQKSKSLKEELFNLRFQLATGQLDNPGRIREVRKAIARAKTVLRERELGINNG; encoded by the coding sequence ATGAAAGCTAATGATATTCGTAACTTAACCACTGCTGAAATTGAACAAAAGTCAAAGTCACTAAAAGAAGAGTTGTTTAACCTTCGTTTCCAATTAGCGACTGGACAATTAGACAACCCAGGTCGTATTCGTGAAGTTCGTAAAGCAATTGCACGTGCAAAAACCGTGTTGCGTGAAAGAGAGCTTGGGATTAATAACGGCTAA
- the rplP gene encoding 50S ribosomal protein L16, whose protein sequence is MLMPKRVKYRREHRGKMRGRAKGGTEVAFGEYGLQAVEASWITNRQIEAARIAMTRYMKRGGKVWIKIFPSKPYTAKPLEVRMGSGKGAPEGWVAVVKPGKIMFEISGVSEEVAREALRLASHKLPVKCKFVKREEVGGDANES, encoded by the coding sequence ATGTTAATGCCAAAACGTGTGAAATATCGTCGTGAACACCGCGGAAAAATGCGAGGACGCGCTAAAGGCGGTACTGAGGTTGCATTTGGAGAATACGGATTACAAGCAGTAGAAGCTTCTTGGATCACTAACCGCCAAATTGAAGCGGCTCGTATTGCTATGACTCGTTACATGAAACGTGGTGGTAAAGTTTGGATTAAAATTTTCCCGTCTAAACCTTATACTGCAAAACCTCTTGAGGTACGAATGGGTTCAGGTAAAGGTGCTCCTGAAGGATGGGTTGCTGTTGTTAAGCCAGGTAAAATTATGTTTGAAATATCAGGTGTTTCTGAGGAAGTTGCTCGTGAAGCATTGCGCTTAGCTTCTCATAAGTTACCTGTTAAATGTAAGTTCGTAAAACGAGAAGAAGTGGGTGGTGACGCAAATGAAAGCTAA
- the rplX gene encoding 50S ribosomal protein L24: MHVKKGDTVKVISGKDKGKQGVILEAFPKKGRVLVEGVNIVKKHAKPSQDNPQGGILNQEAAIHASNVMPVDPKTGEPTRVGYKEENGKKVRVAKKSGEILDK; this comes from the coding sequence TTGCATGTAAAAAAAGGAGATACGGTTAAAGTTATCTCTGGTAAAGATAAAGGAAAACAAGGTGTTATTTTAGAAGCTTTCCCTAAAAAAGGACGTGTTCTTGTTGAAGGAGTAAACATTGTTAAAAAACATGCGAAACCTTCACAAGATAACCCTCAAGGAGGAATCCTGAATCAAGAAGCAGCGATTCACGCTTCTAATGTAATGCCTGTAGATCCTAAAACAGGAGAACCAACTCGTGTTGGTTATAAAGAAGAGAACGGCAAAAAAGTACGTGTTGCGAAAAAGTCTGGTGAAATTTTAGATAAGTAA
- the tuf gene encoding elongation factor Tu, which translates to MAKEKFDRSKTHANIGTIGHVDHGKTTLTAAITTVLAKNSGKGEAMAYDSIDGAPEERERGITISTAHVEYETDTRHYAHVDCPGHADYVKNMITGAAQMDGGILVVSAADGPMPQTREHILLSRQVGVPYLVVFMNKCDMVDDEELLELVEMEVRDLLSEYDFPGDDVPVIKGSALKALEGDAEYEEKIIELMAAVDEYIPTPDRDKDKPFMMPVEDVFSITGRGTVATGRVERGQLNVGDEVEIIGMQEEVGKTTVTGVEMFRKLLDYAEAGDNIGALLRGVSREDIQRGQVLAKPGSVKGHTDFKAEVYVLSKEEGGRHTPFFSNYRPQFYFRTTDVTGIIQLPEGVEMVMPGDNVEMTVQLIQPIAIEEGTKFSIREGGRTVGAGVVSSITK; encoded by the coding sequence ATGGCTAAAGAAAAATTTGATCGCTCGAAAACGCATGCCAATATTGGTACAATCGGACACGTTGACCATGGTAAAACAACTTTAACTGCAGCAATTACAACTGTACTTGCTAAGAATTCAGGTAAAGGTGAAGCTATGGCTTACGACTCAATCGATGGTGCTCCAGAAGAGCGTGAGCGTGGAATCACAATCTCTACTGCACACGTTGAGTATGAAACAGATACTCGTCACTATGCACACGTTGACTGCCCAGGACACGCAGACTACGTTAAAAACATGATCACTGGTGCTGCACAAATGGACGGTGGGATCCTAGTAGTTTCTGCTGCTGACGGCCCAATGCCACAAACTCGTGAGCACATCCTTCTTTCTCGTCAAGTAGGTGTTCCATACCTAGTTGTATTCATGAACAAATGTGATATGGTTGACGACGAAGAACTACTTGAATTAGTAGAAATGGAAGTACGTGACCTTCTTTCTGAATACGACTTCCCTGGTGATGATGTACCAGTAATCAAAGGTTCTGCTCTTAAAGCTCTTGAAGGAGACGCTGAGTACGAAGAAAAAATCATTGAATTAATGGCTGCTGTTGATGAGTACATCCCAACTCCAGACCGTGACAAAGATAAGCCATTCATGATGCCGGTTGAGGACGTATTCTCAATCACTGGTCGTGGTACAGTTGCTACTGGTCGTGTTGAGCGTGGACAACTTAACGTTGGTGACGAAGTAGAAATCATCGGTATGCAAGAAGAAGTTGGTAAAACAACTGTAACAGGTGTTGAGATGTTCCGTAAGCTTCTTGACTATGCTGAAGCTGGTGATAACATCGGTGCACTTCTACGTGGTGTATCTCGTGAAGATATTCAACGTGGTCAAGTACTTGCTAAGCCTGGTTCAGTTAAAGGACACACGGACTTCAAAGCTGAAGTTTATGTTCTATCTAAAGAAGAAGGTGGACGCCACACTCCATTCTTCTCTAACTACCGTCCTCAGTTCTACTTCCGTACAACTGACGTAACTGGTATCATTCAACTTCCTGAAGGTGTTGAAATGGTTATGCCAGGGGACAACGTTGAAATGACTGTACAACTTATCCAACCAATCGCGATTGAAGAAGGTACTAAATTCTCAATCCGTGAAGGTGGACGTACAGTAGGCGCTGGTGTTGTTTCAAGCATCACTAAGTAA
- the rplD gene encoding 50S ribosomal protein L4 has translation MPKVTLYNQTGSQVDEIELNDSIFGIEPNENVLHDAVLMQQASLRQGTHDTKGRSEVSGGGRKPWRQKGTGRARQGSIRSPQWVGGGTVFGPTPRSYSYKLPKKVRRLAIKSALSSKVKADDIVVLDELQLDAPKTKDMVSILTALSADQKALVVTGDYNNTVAVSARNIPGVTILTADAVNVLDVLNHDKLVITKDAVEKIEEVLS, from the coding sequence ATGCCTAAAGTAACACTTTATAATCAAACAGGTTCACAAGTAGACGAAATCGAATTGAATGATTCGATTTTTGGAATTGAACCAAACGAAAATGTATTACATGATGCTGTGTTAATGCAGCAAGCTTCATTACGTCAAGGTACACATGATACTAAAGGTCGTTCTGAAGTAAGTGGCGGAGGACGTAAGCCTTGGCGCCAAAAAGGAACTGGTCGTGCTCGACAAGGTTCGATCCGTTCACCACAATGGGTAGGTGGTGGTACTGTATTCGGTCCAACACCACGCAGCTATAGCTATAAATTACCTAAAAAGGTACGTCGATTAGCTATTAAATCTGCGCTATCGAGCAAAGTTAAGGCGGACGATATTGTTGTTTTAGACGAACTTCAACTAGACGCTCCTAAAACAAAAGATATGGTTTCTATTTTAACTGCTCTTTCAGCAGATCAAAAAGCATTAGTTGTAACAGGTGACTACAACAACACTGTTGCTGTTTCGGCGCGCAACATCCCAGGAGTTACCATCCTTACAGCTGACGCTGTTAATGTACTAGATGTTTTAAACCATGATAAACTAGTCATTACAAAAGATGCAGTTGAAAAGATAGAGGAGGTGCTTTCGTAA
- the rpsN gene encoding 30S ribosomal protein S14, whose protein sequence is MAKKSMIAKQKRRQKFKVQEYTRCERCGRPHSVIRKFKLCRICFRELAYKGQIPGVKKASW, encoded by the coding sequence TTGGCAAAGAAATCAATGATTGCTAAGCAAAAGCGTCGACAAAAGTTCAAGGTACAAGAATATACACGTTGCGAACGTTGTGGACGTCCTCATTCAGTCATTCGTAAATTTAAGCTATGCAGAATCTGTTTTAGAGAACTTGCATATAAAGGTCAAATCCCAGGCGTCAAAAAAGCTAGTTGGTAA
- the rplV gene encoding 50S ribosomal protein L22, which yields MQAKAVAKQVRIAPRKVRLVVDLIRGKQVGEAIAILRHTPKAASPVVEKLLNSAIANAEHNYEMEPNNLVVSEAFVDEGVTLKRFRPRAMGRASRINKRTSHITLVVTEKKEG from the coding sequence ATGCAAGCTAAAGCTGTTGCTAAACAAGTGCGTATTGCTCCTCGCAAAGTTCGCTTAGTGGTAGACTTAATTCGAGGCAAGCAAGTAGGCGAAGCGATCGCAATTCTTCGTCACACACCAAAAGCAGCTTCTCCTGTTGTTGAAAAGCTGTTGAATTCTGCGATTGCAAATGCAGAGCATAATTACGAAATGGAACCGAACAATTTAGTTGTAAGTGAAGCTTTTGTTGATGAGGGTGTAACGTTAAAAAGATTCCGTCCACGTGCTATGGGACGTGCGAGCAGAATTAACAAACGAACTAGTCACATCACATTAGTTGTAACAGAAAAGAAGGAGGGATAA
- the rplE gene encoding 50S ribosomal protein L5 — MNRLKEKYQNEIVPSLTEKFNYSSVMAVPKIEKIVVNMGVGDAVTNAKALDKAVEELTLISGQKPLITKAKKSIAGFKLREGMPIGAKVTLRGERMYDFLDKLISVSLPRVRDFRGVSKKAFDGRGNYTLGVKEQLIFPEIDYDKVDKVRGMDIVIVTTADSDEEASELLVQMGMPFQK, encoded by the coding sequence ATGAATCGATTAAAAGAGAAGTATCAAAATGAGATCGTCCCTTCTCTAACGGAAAAATTTAATTATTCATCTGTAATGGCGGTTCCGAAAATCGAAAAAATCGTCGTTAACATGGGTGTTGGTGATGCGGTTACTAACGCTAAAGCATTAGATAAAGCAGTAGAGGAATTAACTTTAATTTCTGGTCAAAAGCCATTAATCACAAAGGCGAAGAAATCAATTGCTGGTTTCAAACTTCGTGAAGGTATGCCAATTGGTGCAAAAGTAACACTTCGCGGTGAACGTATGTATGACTTTTTAGACAAACTAATCTCTGTCTCTTTACCACGTGTACGTGACTTCCGTGGGGTTTCTAAGAAGGCATTTGACGGCCGCGGAAACTACACATTAGGTGTTAAAGAACAATTAATCTTCCCAGAGATTGATTATGATAAAGTTGATAAAGTACGCGGAATGGATATTGTAATTGTTACGACTGCTGATTCGGATGAAGAAGCAAGCGAATTATTAGTACAAATGGGAATGCCATTCCAAAAATAA
- the rpsH gene encoding 30S ribosomal protein S8, with translation MVMTDPIADMLTRIRNANTVRHEKLEIPASNIKKEVAEILKREGFIRDVEYIEDNKQGIIRIFLKYGPSNERVITGLKRISKPGLRVYAKATEVPRVLGGLGIALVSTSKGVMTDKEARQQQMGGEVLAYVW, from the coding sequence ATGGTCATGACAGATCCAATTGCAGATATGTTGACTCGCATTAGAAATGCGAACACAGTACGTCACGAGAAGTTAGAAATCCCTGCTTCAAACATTAAAAAAGAAGTAGCTGAAATTCTTAAACGTGAAGGTTTCATCCGTGACGTTGAATATATTGAAGATAACAAACAAGGGATTATCCGTATTTTCTTAAAGTACGGCCCAAGTAACGAGCGTGTAATTACAGGTTTAAAACGTATTAGTAAACCAGGTCTTCGCGTTTATGCAAAAGCTACAGAAGTACCACGTGTACTTGGCGGCTTAGGTATTGCATTAGTATCGACTTCTAAAGGTGTAATGACTGATAAGGAAGCTCGTCAACAACAAATGGGCGGCGAAGTACTTGCGTACGTTTGGTAA
- the rpsC gene encoding 30S ribosomal protein S3 translates to MGQKVNPVGLRVGVIRDWESKWYADKDYADLLHEDIKIREYIEKRLKDASVSKVEIERAANRVNITVSTAKPGMVIGKGGSEVEALRKALNELTGKRVHINIFEIKQADMDAKLVAENIARQLENRISFRRAMKQAIQRTMRAGAKGIKTQVSGRLGGADIARSEEYNEGTVPLHTLRADIDYGTAEADTTYGKLGIKIWIYRGEVLPTKGTNNEEGGK, encoded by the coding sequence GTGGGTCAAAAAGTTAATCCGGTAGGACTTCGTGTCGGGGTTATCCGTGACTGGGAGTCTAAATGGTACGCAGACAAAGATTACGCTGATTTACTACACGAAGACATCAAGATTCGTGAATATATCGAAAAGCGTTTGAAAGATGCTTCTGTTTCTAAAGTTGAAATCGAACGTGCGGCAAACCGTGTAAACATTACGGTCTCAACTGCTAAGCCAGGTATGGTTATTGGTAAAGGTGGTTCAGAAGTAGAAGCTTTACGTAAAGCATTAAATGAATTAACAGGAAAACGAGTTCACATCAATATCTTCGAAATCAAACAAGCAGATATGGATGCAAAACTTGTTGCAGAAAACATTGCTCGTCAATTAGAAAACCGTATTTCTTTCCGTCGTGCAATGAAACAAGCAATTCAACGTACAATGCGTGCAGGCGCAAAAGGGATCAAAACACAAGTATCTGGTCGTTTAGGTGGAGCAGATATCGCTCGTTCTGAAGAGTATAATGAAGGGACTGTACCACTTCATACACTACGTGCTGATATTGATTACGGTACGGCTGAAGCTGATACAACTTACGGTAAATTAGGAATTAAGATTTGGATTTATCGTGGGGAAGTCCTTCCAACGAAAGGAACGAACAACGAGGAAGGAGGAAAATAA
- the rpsS gene encoding 30S ribosomal protein S19, which produces MGRSLKKGPFVDDHLMKKVEKLNEENDKKVIKTWSRRSTIFPEFIGHTIAVYDGRKHVPVYVSEDMVGHKLGEFAPSRTYKGHASDDKKTRR; this is translated from the coding sequence ATGGGTCGCAGCTTAAAAAAAGGACCTTTTGTCGATGACCATTTGATGAAAAAGGTTGAAAAATTGAACGAGGAAAATGATAAAAAAGTGATCAAAACATGGTCACGCCGTTCTACAATTTTCCCAGAATTTATCGGACACACTATTGCAGTATATGATGGTCGTAAGCATGTACCAGTTTATGTTTCTGAGGACATGGTAGGTCACAAGTTAGGTGAATTTGCACCATCTAGAACATATAAAGGTCACGCTTCTGACGATAAGAAAACTAGACGTTAA